The following are encoded in a window of Scleropages formosus chromosome 7, fSclFor1.1, whole genome shotgun sequence genomic DNA:
- the LOC114910968 gene encoding 5-beta-cholestane-3-alpha,7-alpha-diol 12-alpha-hydroxylase-like — MHVLLPVLLAILACLLGGLYLLGAFRRRRPGEPPLDKGPMPWLGHVLEFRRDTSKFLQRMKKKHGDIFTVQLGGFYFTFIMDPLSFGAVVKESRGKLDFFKFAEQLVARVFGYMAMENEHKHMQLSSNKHLMGDGLVVMTQAMMGNLQNLMLYSLGQGDNQKTWKEEALFNYCYNILFRAGYLTLFGNEVACSSKSPEKAEELDRVTSNELFYKFQKYDKLFPDLAYGVLPPREKMEAERLKRLFWDKFSVENVNKRENVSGWILEHQQFREENGVEKSMQDRFMFLLLWASQSNTGPTAFWLLLYLMKHPEAMRAVQKEVEEVLRATEQTVKPGGPLINLTRDMLLQTPVLDGVVEETLRLTTAPVLTRAVVEDMILKMADGREYKVRQGDRVSLFPYVAVHIDPDVHPDPLTFKYDRFLTPEGTRKTDFYKNGKKVKYYSMPWGAGVSMCPGRFFATGEVKQFVFLMLSYFEFELTDPEEKIPSINCRRWGFGSMHPTRNVQFRYRLRF; from the coding sequence ATGCACGTTCTGTTGCCAGTCCTTCTTGCCATCTTGGCATGCTTGCTTGGGGGACTGTACCTCCTGGGGGCCTTTCGCAGGCGTCGCCCCGGAGAGCCGCCGCTGGACAAAGGGCCCATGCCTTGGCTCGGACATGTGCTGGAATTCCGGAGGGACACCTCCAAGTTTCTCCAgaggatgaaaaagaaacatgggGACATTTTCACTGTGCAGCTGGGAGGCTTTTACTTCACATTCATCATGGACCCCCTGTCCTTTGGAGCAGTAGTTAAGGAGTCCAGAGGAAAACTGGACTTTTTCAAGTTTGCAGAGCAGCTGGTGGCGAGGGTGTTTGGCTACATGGCCATGGAGAATGAACATAAGCACATGCAGCTGTCCAGCAACAAGCATCTGATGGGAGACGGCCTGGTGGTCATGACTCAGGCTATGATGGGAAACCTGCAGAACTTGATGCTATACAGCTTGGGCCAGGGTGACAACCAGAAGACCTGGAAGGAAGAGGCACTGTTCAACTACTGCTACAACATTTTGTTCCGGGCTGGTTACTTGACTCTCTTCGGCAACGAGGTTGCTTGCTCCTCAAAAAGTCCAGAGAAAGCTGAAGAGCTTGACAGGGTGACCTCCAATGAGCTCTTCTATAAGTTCCAGAAGTATGACAAGCTTTTCCCTGATTTGGCCTATGGGGTCTTACCCCCAAGAGAGAAGATGGAAGCTGAGAGGCTGAAGAGGTTGTTCTGGGACAAATTTTCTGTTGAGAACGTTAATAAAAGAGAGAACGTCAGTGGATGGATTTTGGAACATCAGCAGTTCAGGGAAGAGAATGGAGTGGAGAAGTCCATGCAGGACCGGTTCATGTTCCTACTGCTCTGGGCCTCACAGAGTAATACAGGCCCTACAGCCTTCTGGCTTCTTCTGTACCTCATGAAGCACCCAGAAGCTATGAGAGCTGTCcagaaggaggtggaggaggtgctGAGGGCCACAGAGCAGACGGTGAAGCCAGGAGGCCCCCTCATTAACCTGACTCGTGACATGCTGCTCCAGACCCCTGTCCTTGACGGTGTTGTTGAGGAAACCTTGAGACTGACAACTGCCCCAGTTCTTACTAGAGCCGTTGTGGAGGACATGATCTTGAAGATGGCTGATGGACGCGAGTACAAAGTCCGCCAGGGTGACCGCGTCTCCCTTTTCCCCTATGTCGCTGTCCATATTGACCCAGATGTCCACCCTGATCCACTCACTTTCAAGTACGACCGCTTCCTCACACCAGAAGGGACCAGGAAAACAGACTTCTATAAGAATGGCAAGAAGGTGAAGTACTACAGCATGCCCTGGGGTGCCGGGGTGTCCATGTGTCCAGGCCGCTTCTTTGCCACCGGTGAGGTGAAGCAGTTTGTGTTTCTCATGCTGTCATACTTTGAGTTTGAGCTGACGGATCCAGAAGAGAAGATTCCATCGATTAATTGCAGGCGCTGGGGGTTCGGATCCATGCACCCAACAAGAAATGTCCAGTTCAGATACAGGTTGAGGTTCTAA